In one window of Harpia harpyja isolate bHarHar1 chromosome 11, bHarHar1 primary haplotype, whole genome shotgun sequence DNA:
- the LOC128147696 gene encoding myomegalin-like isoform X10: MKETCRICARELCGNQRRWIFHTAAKLNLQVLLSHVLGRELCRDGKSEFACSKCAFMLDRIYRFDTVIARIEALSIERLQKLLLEKDRLKFCIASMYRRNNEDSSTDDRAGDGTVDLSNLPDVRYAALLQEDFAYSGYEYWTDQEEHSLEPHSCHSSEGASNRPRRCRGCAALRVADADYEAICKVPRKVARSISCGLSSRWSASVGNEESSVCDVAESASARVPVDGESMEEGTPASSVESLDTTVEASPPQQKDEDADKGVKGNGKCDDFSDDRMTPNSSLSGNRLELALSLIKALDYKPLQSPRGSRLPIPVKSSLPPPKLSRDLADGSASAGLACAGSAFLNADRKSLSRAPLGLPLEISELQELWDDLCEDYMPLRVQNLQDERQQLAPGDPAAGEHVSDLCAAELQGKIQQFEAANKLLQEKLNELNLELKSVQETSQKQVCTIQSLNEALKSKESKTQELYHIIEGQNETIAKLRDMLHRSHLGQLQMSESPLSSQEQQVSLLDLQNTLFCTKLEVRKLKRAQRQKEHQLAEARRATQLLETMVHEEEQQKEATWKHNQELRAVVQQLQTELQDKAQQLQTVEWEKCRELQAQEQRVQRLSQLLARKEQLLQESRELLQCQQSLDKSPAAMNAMLEKLQQRVSDRDAALERAVDEKFCALEKKEQELQQLHLSIRERGSDLERLCNVLSSNETTIHSLESLLKAKTLELEQVSATCQKLRWLKEEIEAKSCSRQKEQEGIIQQLQTCLHDRNKEVEELTATLLCKLGPGQSEVAEELCLRLQHKEKMLQDLLSDRNRQTIEHDAEIRELLQAVSTKEQQSRAAAEKMAHALAERSCELQILRQHVLGKEPVGNQSAGTRLLKQDKQPIQEILQRACGATAIARPPQGDSSCRTEGVTTSAAELEKDLVNAKEELELMAKKERESRRELTALQSVVAAQEEELQVQASDIESLTRTIQIKEDLIKDLQMQLVDPEEIPAVERLTQEVLVLREKVAVAESRGQEATGNRRQQLLLMLEGLVAERNRLNEALQAERQLYGSLVKFHTHPDSAARDHTLQVELEGVQELRGQLEEALGRSLECLSRLETQGAIGGQATGTDADDASTNFTDSIKEEAAHGVATQHSSPRAPKESGGTERTPMESTAPAVPKRELRAEEELRALKAQLEEAGFSSVSHIRKAMLSLCLENAELKERMGEATSLLESGEQEEAGLGSPLAPEPRRLQRKSRNTLGDRPASGSGDGQGVLAERGAVPTKRPALEARSQDDMPKRPCPGTPGGGDRSHVEGMAPGSGWPGLGAELRSQVAQGQRQCQELQDKLAASEATVRAQAEQLEKYHVLLREPHAQQLSKQVQVDFQDLGYETCGRSETEADRDETTSPECEEPDVFSEPSLGEEPGSPCRPRMPKAGKAAQKAMAPADVGALHQHIQDLKAQLLNANKVIQSLQRRARSVSVTSGYTSGTERPPPGPTALTSPAHSLTDEDEGWQSDGHGTLCPPALQAHRDLQHLVHRVTLLEAQLPATKPGGVLPKELQSATWPGKYDSLIQAQARELSHLRQTLREGRGVSRSLAQHLRDALRSFEDLLRGTDIDYYMGQGFREQLAQGRQLAERLSDKLGTRDRQDGEDKASHELLALRLSWELQEKEKVIESLEAKLQERCESPGSSHLPSESSRSATSSSFVSEGLEPCSDGDVASECSQCREEPARLAGLHFDSLSKPISAPLPALAPGLPPFLPAGRTPPAAPPAPPAPPLLGCCGTPVCSLAEAQQELQVLRRQLGESEHLPPAWGVTLPMAPAKPTAPLGPFGEGSKAPASLCRHGALQSLAEIPRASETHALWDVPPPSRPLYGALPSGYPSGQKLTGADLLEEHLMEIRSLRQRLEESICTNDRLREQLERRLASTSKASGLPSDVYAQTPEPGLQLSGENQALREDNRTLRLQRDHLSQELARVQEALLAACSRAREAEAELGQRRGEQRRLAEELAKHQDSVRQLRDERHSLQEDNNRLQHTVTLLQQQCEEHRLLLQTLRTELHVYESLPGPSAESRAGCFPSPPVRDVGTSSAAPRFSPLPSDTSVARQMDEPRGADPLVRKSEGPTGAHIVGRLDTYQALEQHILEGKTLARELMCLTRPALGLPNCPLPGKEALGWTGAGHLWGSASTLHRVLEECASLLTAFWSAVLPVSPAQHQGKEQVLQGEIAALRAQLSEREDALQSTAERLRSTTQLKDSMEQFIVSQLTRTHNVLRKARTNLEVKAQQALPVA, encoded by the exons ATGAAGGAAACCTGCCGGATTTGTGCCCGGGAGCTGTGCGGCAACCAGCGGCGATGGATCTTCCACACGGCGGCCAAGCTGAACCTCCAGGTGCTGCTCTCCCACGTCCTGGGCAGGGAGCTGTGCCGGGATGGCAAATCCGAGTTCGCTTGCAGCAAGTGTGCCTTCATGCTGGACCGCATCTACAGGTTCGACACTGTCATCGCACGCATCGAAGCCCTCTCCATCGAGCGCCTACAGAAACTGCTGCTGGAGAAAGACCGCCTCAAGTTCTGCATTGCAAGTATGTACCGCAGGAACAACGAAGACTCTAGCACAGATGACAGAGCTGGGGATGGGACTGTGGACCTTTCTAACCTGCCTGATGTACGGTATGCTGCCCTCCTTCAGGAGGACTTTGCTTATTCTGGGTATGAATATTGGACGGATCAAGAAGAGCACAGCTTGGAGCCACACAGCTGCCATTCTTCAGAGGGAGCAAGTAACCGCCCACGGCGCTGCCGTGGCTGTGCCGCGCTGCGGGTGGCCGATGCTGACTATGAAGCGATTTGCAAAGTGCCGCGAAAGGTGGCCAGAAGCATCTCCTGCGGGCTGTCCAGCCGGTGGTCGGCCAGCGTGGGCAACGAGGAGTCATCCGTGTGTGATGTGGCGGAGTCTGCCAGTGCCAGAGTGCCTGTGGATGGGGAGAGCATGGAGGAAGGCACGCCTGCATCCTCTGTTGAGTCCCTGGACACGACTGTGGAGGCAAGCCCTCCACAGCAGAAGGATGAAGATGCAGATAAGGGGGTGAAAGGGAATGGGAAATGTGACGATTTCTCAGATGACCGCATGACCCCAAACTCTTCGCTGAGCGGCAACAGGCTGGAGCTGGCCCTCAGTTTGATCAAGGCTTTGGACTACAAACCCCTTCAGAGCCCCCGAGGCAGCAGGCTACCTATTCCTGTGAAGTCCAGCTTGCCCCCTCCCAAGCTCAGCCGTGACTTGGCAGATGGCAGTGCTTCTGCTGGCTTAGCGTGTGCTGGTTCTGCCTTCCTGAATGCAGACAGAAAATCCCTTTCCAGAGCTCCTTTGGGTCTTCCCCTGGAGATTTCTGAACTGCAGGAGCTGTGGGATGACCTCTGTGAGGATTATATGCCGCTGCGGGTACAG aatttgcAGGATGAACGTCAGCAGCTGGCTCCAGGTGACCCTGCAGCAGGGGAGCACGTGTCCGATCtgtgtgctgcagagctgcagggcaaAATCCAGCAGTTCGAAGCTGCCAACAAG TTGTTACAGGAAAAGCTGAATGAATTGAATTTGGAATTAAAATCCGTCCAAGAAACGTCGCAGAAGCAAGTTTGTACAATCCAGAGTCTGAATGAGGCCCTGAAGAGCAAAGAGAGTAAG ACACAAGAGCTGTACCATATCATTGAAGGGCAGAATGAGACAATAGCCAAGCTGCGGGACATGTTACACAGAAGCCATCTGGGACAGTTGCAG ATGTCAGAGAGCCCACTCTCATCCCAGGAGCAGCAAGTGTCACTGCTAGATCTTCAGAACACACTTTTCTGCACCAAGCTGGAGGTGCGGAAGCTGAAAAGAGCTCAGCGCCAGAAAGAGCATCAACTGGCTGAAGCCAGGAGAGCAACCCAGCTCCTAGAGACCATGGTGCatgaggaagagcagcagaaagaggCAACCTGGAAACACAACCAG GAGCTGCGTGCTGTAGTACAGCAGCTGCAGACAGAGCTGCAGGACAAGGCTCAGCAGCTCCAGACTGTGGAGTGGGAGAAATGCCGTGAGCTGCAGGCCCAGGAGCAGAGAGTTCAGCGTTTGAGTCAGCTTCTGGCTCGCAAGGAACAGCTTCTGCAG GAATCAAGGGAGCTTCTGCAATGCCAGCAAAGCTTGGACAAGAGCCCTGCAGCCATGAATGCCATGTTGGAGAAACTGCAGCAGCGAGTCAGTGACAGGGATGCTGCTCTGGAG CGAGCAGTAGATGAGAAGTTCTGTGCACTGGAGAAGAAGGAGCAAGAGCTGCAACAGCTCCATCTCTCGATAAGGGAGCGTGGAAGTGACCTGGAGAGACTGTGCAATGTCCTGTCCAGCAATGAGACTACCATTCAC AGCCTGGAGAGCCTCCTGAAAGCCAAAACCCTGGAACTAGAGCAGGTCTCAGCAACCTGCCAAAAACTCCGCTGGCTCAAGGAGGAGATTGAGGCCAAatcctgcagcaggcagaaggagcaggaggggatCATCCAGCAGCTGCAGACCTGCCTGCATGACAGGAACAAGGAAGTGGAG GAGCTTACAGCAACTCTGCTGTGCAAGCTGGGCCCAGGACAGAGTGAGgtagcagaggagctgtgcttgCGTCTCCAGCACAAGGAGAAAATGCTGCAGGATCTTCTCAGTGACAGGAACCGTCAGACCATAGAGCATGATGCTGAAATCcgggagctgctgcaggctgtgagcaccaaggagcagcagagcaga GCAGCTGCTGAGAAGATGGCACACGCTTTGGCTGAAAGGAGCTGCGAGTTACAAATCCTACGCCAGCATGTGTTGGGGAAGGAGCCTGTCGGGAACCAGTCGGCTGGTACCAGGCTGTTGAAGCAGGACAAACAGCCCATACAA GAAATACTGCAAAGAGCTTGTGGAGCTACAGCCATTGCCAGACCCCCACAGGGGGAcagcagctgcaggacagagggag TTACGACGTCAGCAGCAGAACTGGAGAAGGATCTTGTTAATGCCAAAGAGGAGCTGGAGCTAATggcaaagaaggaaagggaaagcagg CGGGAGCTCACTGCTCTCCAGTCTGTCGTGGCCGCGCAGGAGGAAGAGCTGCAAGTGCAGGCCTCAGATATAGAGTCCTTGACCAGGACTATCCAGATCAAAGAGGACCTCATCAAG GATCTGCAGATGCAGCTGGTGGATCCCGAAGAAATTCCAGCCGTGGAAAGGCTGACGCAAGAAGTGCTGGTTCTTCGGGAGAAAGTGGCCGTAGCAGAGTCACGAGGACAGGAGGCTACTGGAAACAGAAGGCAGCAG TTGTTGCTGATGCTGGAAGGGCTGGTGGCTGAAAGGAATCGGTTAAATGAGGCTCTCCAGGCAGAGAGGCAGCTCTACGGCAGCCTGGTAAAGTTTCACACACACCCAGACAG CGCTGCGAGAGACCACACTCTGCAGGTGGAGCTGGAGGGGGTCCAGGAGCTCCGGGGACAGCTGGAAGAAGCTCTTGGAAGAAGCTTGGAGTGTTTGAGCAGGCTGGAGACACAGGGCGCCATAGGAG GTCAGGCCACAGGCACAGATGCTGATGATGCCAGCACCAACTTCACCGACAGCATCAAGGAGGAGGCAGCCCATGGTGTGGCAACCCAGCAC AGCAGCCCCCGGGCCCCTAAGGAAAGCGGGGGCACTGAAAGGACCCCGATGGAGAGCACGGCACCTGCTGTGCCGAAGCGGGAGCTGCGGGCGGAAGAGGAGCTGCGGGCGTTGAAGGCGCAGCTGGAGGAAGCCGGCTTCTCCTCTGTCTCCCACATCAG GAAGGCGATGCTGAGCCTGTGCCTGGAGAATGCGGAGCTGAAGGAGCGGATGGGTGAAGCCACATCGCTGCTGGAgagtggggagcaggaggaggctgggctgggcagccccCTGGCACCTGAGCCCCGCAGGCTGCAGCGAAAGAGCCGCAACACCCTTGGGGACCGCCCGGCCAGCGGCAGTGGGGATGGCCAGGGGGTCCTGGCAGAGAGGGGAGCTGTGCCCACCAAACGTCCAGCGCTGGAGGCACGATCCCAGGATGACATGCCCAAGAGACCCTGCCCTGGTACCCCGGGCGGAGGAGATAGGAGCCAC GTGGAGGGCATGGCCCCTGGCAGTGGCTGGCCGGGGCTGGGTGCAGAGCTGCGCTCCCAGGTGGCACAGGGCCAAAGGCagtgccaggagctgcaggacaaGCTTGCCGCCTCGGAGGCCACGGTGCGGGCACAAGCCGAGCAGCTGGAGAAGTACCACGTCCTGCTCC GTGAACCCCACGCCCAGCAGCTCAGCAAGCAAGTGCAGGTGGACTTCCAGGACCTGGGCTATGAGACGTGCGGGCGAAGCGAGACCGAGGCTGACCGAGACGAGACCACCAGCCCTG AGTGTGAGGAGCCAGATGTATTCAGTGAGCCCAGCCTCGGCGAGGAGCCAGGGTCGCCGTGCCGGCCAAGGATGCCCAAGGCGGGCAAGGCTGCCCAGAAAGCCATGGCTCCGGCAGATGTGGGGGCCCTGCACCAGCACATCCAGGACCTCAAAGCACAACTGCTCAATGCCAACAAGGTGATCCAGAGCCTGCAGCGCCGTGCCCGCTCCGTCTCTGTCACCAGTGGCTACACCTCGGGCACTGAGCGGCCCCCGCCGGGTCCCACGGCCCTGACCTCCCCAGCTCACAGCCTCACCGACGAGGATGAGGGCTGGCAGTCGGACGGCCATGGCACCCTCTGCCCGCCTGCCCTGCAGGCACACCGCGACCTGCAGCACCTGGTGCACCGTGTCACCCTCCTCGAGGCACAGCTGCCCGCAACCAAACCTGGAGGTGTTTTGCCCAAGGAGCTGCAATCTGCCACTTGGCCAGG GAAGTATGACTCGCTGATCCAAGCGCAGGCTCGGGAGCTCTCCCACCTGCGGCAGACGCTGCGGGAGGGCCGTGGGGTGAGCCGCAGCCTGGCCCAGCACCTGCGCGATGCTCTGCGGTCCTTTGAGGACCTCCTCCGCGGCACCGACATCGACTACTACATGGGCCAGGGCTTCCGGGAGCAGCTggcccagggcaggcagctggctgaGAGGCTCAGCGACAAGCTGGGCACCA GAGATCGACAAGATGGGGAGGATAAAGCCAGCCATGAACTCCTGGCACTGAG GCTCAGCTGGGAACTccaggagaaggagaaggtgatTGAGAGCTTGGAGGCAAAGCTGCAGGAGCGCTGTGagtccccaggcagcagccacCTGCCCTCCGAGTCGTCCCGCTCTGCCACCAGCTCCTCCTTTGTGTCCGAGGGGCTGGAGCCCTGCTCCGATGGGGATGTAGCCAGCGAATGCAGCCAGTGCCGCGAAGAGCCCGCCCGACTCGCAG GCCTTCACTTTGACTCCTTGTCCAAACCCATTAGTGCCCCCCTGCCTGCACTGGCCCCCGGGCTGCCCCCCTTCCTGCCTGCCGGGCGCACCCCTCCTGCGGCTCCCCCggctcccccagctcccccacTCCTGGGCTGCTGCGGGACCCCCGTCTGCTCCCTGGCTGAGGCGCAGCAGGAACTGCAGGTGCTCCGGAGGCAGCTGGGAGAAAGTGAGCACTTGCCTCCAGCATGGG GTGTGACGCTGCCCATGGCACCAGCAAAGCCCACAGCCCCACTGGGCCCCTTCGGAGAGGGCAGCAAAGCCCCAGCATCGCTCTGCCGACACGGCGCGCTGCAGAGCCTGGCTGAGATCCCCAGGGCCAGCGAGACCCATGCCCTCTGGGATGTACCCCCTCCCAGCCGGCCACTCTACGGGGCCTTGCCATCAGGGTACCCCTCCGGCCAGAAGCTGACAG GGGCAGACCTGCTGGAGGAACACTTGATGGAGATCCGCAGCCTGCGCCAGCGCCTCGAGGAGTCCATCTGCACCAACGATCGGCTCCGGGAGCAGCTCGAACGCCGCCTGGCCTCTACCAGCAAGGCCAGTG GATTGCCCAGCGATGTCTATGCCCAGACGCcagagccagggctgcagctgagTGGGGAGAACCAGGCTCTGCGTGAGGACAACCGGACCCTGCGGCTCCAGCGTGACCACCTCTCCCAAG AGCTGGCGCGGGTGCAGGAGGCACTCCTGGCTGCCTGCTCCCGAGCACGGGAGGCTGAAGCAGAGCTGGGCCAGAGGCGTGGGGAGCAGCGgaggctggcagaggagcttgccaagcacCAAGACAGTGTCCGGCAGCTCCGGGACGAGCGGCACTCTCTGCAGGAGGACAACAACAG GCTGCAACACACAGTGAcgctcctgcagcagcagtgtgagGAGCACCGCCTGCTCCTGCAGACCCTGCGCACGGAGCTGCACGTCTACGAGAGCCTCCCTGGCCCCTCTGCTGAGAGCCGTGCAG GCTGCTTCCCATCTCCTCCGGTGCGGGATGTTGGCACAAGTTCAGCAGCTCCTCGCTTCTCCCCACTACCCTCTGACACGTCAGTGGCCCGGCAGATGGACG AGCCACGCGGGGCAGACCCACTGGTCAGGAAGAGTGAGGGACCGACGGGGGCTCACATCGTTGGCCGCCTGGACACCTACCAGGCCCTGGAGCAGCACATCCTGGAGGGGAAGACACTGGCCCGCGAGCTGATGTGTCTCACGCGCCCGGCACTTGGGCTGCCCAACTGCCCACTCCCAGGAAAGGAG GCCCTGGGGTGGACGGGCGCAGGGCACCTCTGGGGCAGCGCCAGCACCCTGCACCGTGTCCTGGAGGAGTGCGCGTCTCTCCTTACCGCCTTCTGGAGCGCCGTGCTGCCTGTCagtcctgcccagcaccagggcAAG GAGCAGGTGCTACAGGGTGAGATTGCAGCGCTGCGGGCCCAGCTCTCTGAGAGGGAGGAtgctctgcagagcacagctgagcGGCTGCGCAGCACAACCCAGCTCAAGGACAGCATGGAGCAGTTCATCGTGAGCCAGC TGACCAGGACCCACAACGTGCTGCGCAAGGCCAGGACGAACCTGGAG GTGAAGGCCCAGCAGGCCCTGCCCGTCGCCTGA